Part of the Candidatus Melainabacteria bacterium RIFOXYA2_FULL_32_9 genome is shown below.
AATGTTGTTTTGGATCAATTTTCTTAAGTTTAAGCACATCTCCTTTTGTTAATTCGGGTATGGCTTTAGATTTTTCATCTTCTTCTCTGTCATCATAAACAATTAAGAATCCATCAAAAACGATCTTGCTGCTGCTGGCTCTGAAAGTATAATTTTCAGCTTCAATTTCAGCACTAATGGTTTTAACAGAGGCGCTTTCCATCTGGCTTGCCACAAATCTTTCCCAGATAAGTTTGTAAAGCCTATACTGTTCAGATGAGAGGTATTGTTTTATGGATTCAGGAGATTTATCTATGTAAGTAGGTCTTATAGCTTCGTGAGCATCCTGAGTATTTTTGCTTTTTTTAATGTAAACTCTTGGAGTTTCAGGATAATAGTTTTTACCATAATGGCCTACAATATATTCCTTAGCTGAATCTTTGGCTTCATCTGAGATACGAGTACTGTCAGTTCTCATATAAGTAATTAAACCTACAGGACCACTTGAACCCATATCTATGCCTTCATACAACTTTTGAGCTATTTGCATAGTTTTCTTTACGCTATAACCAAGCCTTGTACTTGCTTCTCTTTGGATAGTACTTGTGATAAATGGGGCCTGTGGATTTCTCTTGGATTCTCTGTTTGTAACTTTAGCTACTTTAAATTCAGCATCATTAACTGTATTAACAACTTTTGTTGCTTCTTCTTCATTATTTATCTCAATTTTTTCACCATTAAATTTGGTTAATTCTGCAACAAAAGAATTTGTTGATTTAGGTTTTGCTAATTCCGCACCTATTGTCCAATATTCCTTTGGAACAAAAGCTTCTATTTCTTTTTCTCTATCACAAATTAACCTAACAGCAACACTTTGTACTCTACCTGCTGATAAGCCTTTTCCTACTTTTTGCCAGAGAATAGGGCTAATTTTATAACCGACGAGTCTATCTAAAATTCTTCTGGTCTGCTGCGCATTGACTTTATTCATATCAATTGCACGAGGATTTTTCACAGCATCTAATATGGCTGTTTTTGTTATTTCGTTAAACTCAATTCTATATATAGATTCTTTAGGCTTATCCAGAATGGACTGAATATGCCAAGCGATAGCTTCTCCTTCCCTGTCAGGGTCGGGAGCCAGATAGATATTATCTGCTTCTTTTGCTGCTTCGCTTAATTCTTTGACTACTTTATCTTTACCCGGCATGATTTCATATACCGGTTCAAAGTTATTTTTCACATCTACTCCGAGAACTTTTGCCGGTAAGTCTCTTATATGTCCTACAGATGCTTTAATCTGATAATCGTCGCCAAGAATTTTTTTAATAGTTTTTGCCTTTGCAGGAGACTCAACTATTACCAGGTATTTGCCTGATGATTTTTTTTCTCCTGTATCTTTTTTCTTAGTAGTTTTAGCCATTTCAAACCCATTTACGATAAAACACTTATATATTTCTGACCCGGTAATTGCTTTATTAGGCCGTTTAATTCTAAAGATGTTAAATTAATCATTAATTCTTGAGTATTTAGTTGTGATTTATTTAATATCTCATCAAATGTAATTGGTTCTAAACTTAAAATTTCGTATATTTTTCTCTCATTGTCAAGAAGATGTATTTTTAAACTTTTCTGATTATTCTCCGTATTTACATCATAGTGCCAGTTTAGGTAATCAAAAATATCTTTTGCATTTGTAACTACACCTGCACCATTTTTAATAAGTTGATGTATACCTTCTGTATTAGGATTTGTTATTAACCCTGGAATGCACATTAATTCTCTATTCTGCTCGAGACACAAATTTGCCGTAATTAGTGCTCCACTTTTTAGACCTGCTTCTGCGATTAAAGTTCCCTTGGATAAGGCACTAACTATTCTATTTCTTACAGGAAATTTCCAGGGTTCAGGTTCTTCGCTCGGATAATATTCGCTGATCACTGCACCGTTACCATTTATAATTTCTTGGAAAAGGTCTTTATTCTTCTTAGGATAAATATGGTCGAGTCCTGATCCAAGAACTGCAATAGTTTTTAAATTATTTTTTAGTGCTGCTTTATGAGCGCAGGAATCTACTCCTAAAGCCATGCCACTTACAATTGTAATATCTGTTCCTCGGATTTCGTCAATGATCTTATTAAGAATTTCAAGTATGTAATGGCTGGCTTTACGGCTTCCTACAATGGCTAAAGTCTTATCCAGATTACAGACTTCTAAATTGCCTTTAATAAATAATATTGCCGGTGGGTCAGGAATTTGTCTCAATAAATAGGGATAATCTTCATCTTGCAGTGTTAGAACTTTAATATCCCTTTTATATATTTCCTCAAGTAATTTATCAGGATTAATGGCTTTTCTTGCTTCAATAAAATTTTGAACCCTATTATATCTTAAGCCTTCTATTCTCAATAAATCAGCATTTGAAGCTAACCATGCTTCTTTTATTGAGCCAAAGTGTTCCCAGACTTTTTTTATAAATCTGCTTCCTATAGAATTTACTTTGGAAAATGCCAGCCAGTACTTAAGATCACTCATG
Proteins encoded:
- a CDS encoding DNA topoisomerase I (catalyzes the ATP-dependent breakage of single-stranded DNA followed by passage and rejoining, maintains net negative superhelicity), with amino-acid sequence MAKTTKKKDTGEKKSSGKYLVIVESPAKAKTIKKILGDDYQIKASVGHIRDLPAKVLGVDVKNNFEPVYEIMPGKDKVVKELSEAAKEADNIYLAPDPDREGEAIAWHIQSILDKPKESIYRIEFNEITKTAILDAVKNPRAIDMNKVNAQQTRRILDRLVGYKISPILWQKVGKGLSAGRVQSVAVRLICDREKEIEAFVPKEYWTIGAELAKPKSTNSFVAELTKFNGEKIEINNEEEATKVVNTVNDAEFKVAKVTNRESKRNPQAPFITSTIQREASTRLGYSVKKTMQIAQKLYEGIDMGSSGPVGLITYMRTDSTRISDEAKDSAKEYIVGHYGKNYYPETPRVYIKKSKNTQDAHEAIRPTYIDKSPESIKQYLSSEQYRLYKLIWERFVASQMESASVKTISAEIEAENYTFRASSSKIVFDGFLIVYDDREEDEKSKAIPELTKGDVLKLKKIDPKQHFTQPPPRFSEATLVKTLEEVGVGRPSTYAPTIATIQDRGYVIKEEKTLAPTALGKTVNELLVKHFPNIVDASFTADMETKLDDIAENAVVWQQIIGNFYGPFAEVLKKAKEEMEKVSILTEHNCTNCGKPMALKSSRWGSQFLGCSGYPECKTTMPLTKDQKPVPEDKPSDEICEKCSSPMVIKYGPYGEYLACTNDSCKTRKKLIKKTGVNCPQENCAGEIVQKKSRYGKIFYGCSKYPDCTFALWNEPTGDKCPECGSMLVTKVSKAGNKIACSSKECKYQQAVENSSQS
- a CDS encoding DNA protecting protein DprA, producing the protein MSDLKYWLAFSKVNSIGSRFIKKVWEHFGSIKEAWLASNADLLRIEGLRYNRVQNFIEARKAINPDKLLEEIYKRDIKVLTLQDEDYPYLLRQIPDPPAILFIKGNLEVCNLDKTLAIVGSRKASHYILEILNKIIDEIRGTDITIVSGMALGVDSCAHKAALKNNLKTIAVLGSGLDHIYPKKNKDLFQEIINGNGAVISEYYPSEEPEPWKFPVRNRIVSALSKGTLIAEAGLKSGALITANLCLEQNRELMCIPGLITNPNTEGIHQLIKNGAGVVTNAKDIFDYLNWHYDVNTENNQKSLKIHLLDNERKIYEILSLEPITFDEILNKSQLNTQELMINLTSLELNGLIKQLPGQKYISVLS